Proteins encoded within one genomic window of Conchiformibius steedae:
- the dnaG gene encoding DNA primase: MIPSGFIDELLAKTDIVDVVEHYVPLKKSGANYMACCPFHKEKSPSFSVSPSKQFYHCFGCGAHGSAIGFVMEYQGLGFVEAVRFLAERIGLSVPQDASAPDAEARAARKKQQQTLEQHTDTAARFYREQLGKWPQAQTYLAQRGLNAEIIARYGLGYAPDAWQPLAQVFENYPSAQLVESGLVVEHEDSKRHYDRFRNRIMFPIRSSSGQIIGFGGRVLGDAKPKYLNSPDTPLFEKGKHLYGLYEARTAIREAGRILVVEGYMDVVALAQSGIGYAVAALGTATTSDHIKILMRQSDEVYFCFDGDQAGRSAAWRALENALPQLKDGKSLRFLFLPESHDPDSYVREYGSAAFEDALLNQSEALSVYFWQALTAHTDLNTQEGKADLVKRTAPLLEKIQAPALAFLFQQELGRLTGIAAPDLARLIGRAMPPRHVAAKRYTLPERSARPEPLFSLAQKQIRDLLFCPQWAKHVVFPDYLAVTGEAACLTAVAEYCRSRSDAAPAQVWEHFRHSPHAPLLQQALAHPPVDDDDSEAAQNVREQAFCEGNSRLISQIKQAQIEALKQKNSTQGLSAEEKQLMLYLLTAKS; this comes from the coding sequence ATGATTCCATCTGGTTTTATTGACGAACTGCTTGCCAAAACCGATATTGTTGATGTGGTTGAGCATTACGTCCCGCTGAAAAAAAGTGGCGCGAACTATATGGCGTGCTGTCCTTTTCATAAGGAAAAATCGCCGTCTTTTTCCGTCAGTCCGTCCAAGCAGTTTTACCATTGCTTCGGCTGCGGCGCACACGGTTCCGCCATCGGTTTTGTGATGGAATATCAGGGCTTGGGCTTTGTGGAAGCGGTGCGTTTTTTGGCAGAACGCATTGGTTTGAGCGTGCCGCAAGATGCGTCTGCGCCCGATGCTGAAGCCCGCGCTGCCCGCAAAAAACAGCAGCAAACCCTAGAGCAACACACCGACACCGCTGCCCGTTTTTACCGCGAACAATTGGGCAAATGGCCACAGGCGCAAACTTATCTCGCCCAACGCGGCTTAAACGCCGAAATCATCGCCCGTTACGGCTTGGGTTACGCCCCCGATGCGTGGCAACCCTTGGCGCAAGTGTTTGAAAACTATCCGTCTGCCCAATTGGTAGAAAGCGGGCTGGTGGTGGAACACGAAGACAGCAAACGCCATTACGACCGTTTCCGCAACCGTATTATGTTCCCCATCCGCAGCAGCAGCGGACAAATCATCGGCTTTGGCGGGCGCGTGTTGGGCGATGCCAAACCCAAATACCTCAATTCCCCCGATACCCCTTTGTTTGAAAAAGGCAAACATTTATACGGTTTGTATGAAGCGCGTACCGCTATCCGTGAAGCAGGGCGTATTTTGGTGGTGGAAGGCTATATGGACGTGGTGGCATTGGCGCAGTCGGGCATCGGCTATGCCGTGGCGGCTTTGGGAACAGCCACCACATCCGACCACATTAAAATCTTAATGCGTCAAAGTGATGAAGTGTATTTTTGTTTTGACGGCGACCAAGCGGGGCGCAGTGCAGCGTGGCGGGCTTTGGAAAACGCCTTGCCGCAGCTTAAAGACGGCAAATCGCTGCGTTTTCTGTTTTTGCCCGAATCGCACGACCCCGACAGCTATGTGCGCGAATACGGCAGCGCGGCATTTGAAGATGCCCTGCTCAATCAAAGCGAAGCCCTTTCCGTGTATTTTTGGCAGGCACTGACGGCGCACACCGATTTAAACACCCAAGAAGGCAAAGCGGATTTGGTTAAGCGCACCGCGCCGCTGCTGGAAAAAATCCAAGCCCCCGCGCTGGCGTTTTTGTTTCAGCAGGAATTGGGACGTTTAACGGGCATTGCCGCACCCGATTTGGCCCGTTTAATCGGACGGGCGATGCCGCCGCGCCACGTCGCCGCCAAACGCTACACTTTGCCCGAACGCAGCGCCCGCCCCGAACCGCTGTTCAGCTTGGCGCAAAAGCAAATCCGCGATTTGCTGTTTTGTCCGCAGTGGGCGAAACATGTGGTTTTCCCCGATTATTTGGCGGTAACGGGCGAAGCGGCGTGTTTGACGGCGGTGGCGGAATATTGTCGCAGCCGTTCCGATGCCGCACCCGCGCAAGTGTGGGAACATTTCCGCCACAGCCCGCACGCTCCCTTATTGCAACAAGCATTGGCACATCCGCCTGTTGATGATGACGACAGCGAAGCCGCACAAAACGTGCGCGAACAAGCCTTTTGCGAGGGCAACAGCCGTTTGATTAGCCAAATCAAACAAGCCCAAATTGAAGCCCTAAAACAAAAAAACAGCACCCAAGGTTTAAGCGCGGAAGAAAAACAACTGATGCTGTATCTGCTGACAGCGAAATCATGA
- a CDS encoding prolyl oligopeptidase family serine peptidase: MIAHDEFSALENLNDPATAAFAREAHESTLAQFGDEAYHALKDDIAAMLRDEKQIPFCQEHRAKMYHFHQSAAHPKGVYRVCSSASYRAGIPDWQVLFDVADFDALLGDDVYLDGVSHCVEQPERALLTLSAAGGDAAYTLEFDLAARALVENGFHFPAAKSHIAWRDVDSLWVCPAWDEEQLTESGYPREVWLMRRGQVFEDAQLVFRMDAQGVMVHAWRYLDGQGAAVDLLEAATGFFSKTYYRIAADGSVQALNLPQDAEICGYLAGQLLVRLKTAWQRANRRYAAGALLAVRLDKYGTGAAQQLFVPDAGQAVETVETTKRFVVVSVLDNVAGRLMAWRWHNGEWLPQNVPQLDGGAVEMTDQPWGGDVLYLASSGFLSPLTLYALDLNVMELCVLRRQPQQFDPAGMTVVQHYAQSADGTRIPYYRVGAAAPAPTLVYAYGGFDVAELPHYLGSIGKHWLAQGGAFVLANIRGGGEFAGWHAAAVRENKHKSVEDLLAVAEDLYARGLALPEHTALQGGSNGGLVCAAAYIRAPQRIGALVCEVPLTDMLRYHRLSAGASWLEEYGNPDNEPDYRYLAALSPYHNLNPDTVYPPALITTSLSDDRVHPAHALKFYAKLRQTRQPQTWLYAPDSGGHTGNGTQDDTAAELACVLRFLNRYIVPNPT; encoded by the coding sequence ATGATTGCCCACGATGAATTTTCCGCTTTGGAAAACCTGAACGACCCCGCTACTGCCGCTTTTGCCCGTGAAGCCCACGAAAGCACGTTGGCGCAGTTTGGCGATGAAGCTTATCACGCGCTAAAAGACGATATTGCTGCGATGTTGCGCGATGAAAAGCAGATTCCGTTTTGCCAAGAACACCGCGCCAAAATGTATCACTTCCACCAAAGCGCGGCGCACCCGAAAGGCGTGTACCGTGTGTGTTCATCTGCGTCTTACCGTGCGGGCATACCCGATTGGCAGGTGTTGTTTGATGTGGCGGATTTTGATGCGCTGTTGGGCGATGATGTGTATTTGGACGGGGTGTCGCATTGTGTGGAACAGCCTGAACGGGCTTTGCTGACTTTAAGCGCGGCAGGCGGCGATGCGGCTTATACTTTGGAATTTGATTTGGCAGCGCGGGCGTTGGTGGAAAACGGTTTTCACTTTCCCGCTGCCAAAAGCCATATTGCTTGGCGCGATGTGGACAGCCTGTGGGTTTGCCCTGCGTGGGACGAGGAACAATTAACCGAATCGGGCTATCCGCGCGAGGTGTGGCTGATGCGGCGCGGACAGGTGTTTGAAGACGCGCAATTGGTGTTCCGCATGGACGCGCAAGGGGTAATGGTACACGCATGGCGTTATTTGGACGGTCAGGGCGCGGCGGTGGATTTGCTGGAAGCGGCAACGGGCTTTTTCAGCAAAACGTATTACCGTATCGCGGCAGACGGTTCGGTACAGGCATTGAATCTGCCGCAAGATGCGGAAATTTGCGGGTATTTGGCGGGACAGTTGTTGGTGCGCTTGAAAACGGCTTGGCAGCGTGCCAACCGCCGTTATGCTGCGGGGGCGTTGCTGGCGGTGCGTTTGGACAAATACGGTACGGGCGCGGCTCAGCAGTTGTTTGTACCTGATGCGGGGCAGGCGGTGGAAACGGTGGAAACGACCAAGCGTTTTGTGGTGGTGTCGGTGCTGGACAATGTGGCGGGACGGTTGATGGCGTGGCGTTGGCACAACGGCGAATGGCTGCCGCAGAACGTGCCGCAGTTGGACGGCGGTGCGGTGGAAATGACCGACCAGCCTTGGGGCGGCGATGTGCTGTATTTGGCATCCAGCGGTTTTTTAAGTCCTTTAACGCTGTATGCCTTGGATTTGAATGTGATGGAATTGTGCGTGTTGCGCCGTCAGCCGCAGCAGTTTGACCCTGCGGGCATGACGGTGGTGCAGCATTACGCGCAGTCGGCAGACGGTACGCGCATTCCCTATTACCGTGTGGGGGCAGCTGCGCCCGCGCCCACGCTGGTGTATGCCTATGGCGGTTTTGATGTGGCGGAACTACCGCATTATTTGGGCAGCATCGGCAAGCACTGGTTGGCACAGGGTGGGGCGTTTGTGTTGGCGAATATCCGTGGCGGCGGCGAATTTGCGGGTTGGCACGCAGCGGCAGTGCGCGAAAACAAACACAAAAGCGTAGAGGATTTGCTGGCGGTGGCGGAAGACTTGTATGCACGCGGTTTGGCATTGCCCGAACACACGGCGTTGCAAGGCGGCAGCAACGGCGGTTTGGTGTGCGCCGCTGCCTATATCCGCGCCCCACAACGCATTGGTGCGCTGGTGTGCGAAGTACCGCTTACCGATATGCTGCGCTATCACCGCTTATCGGCGGGTGCAAGCTGGTTGGAAGAATACGGCAATCCCGACAACGAACCCGATTACCGCTATCTTGCCGCCTTGTCGCCCTATCACAACCTCAATCCCGACACTGTCTATCCGCCCGCGCTGATTACCACCAGTTTGAGCGACGACCGCGTTCACCCCGCCCACGCCTTAAAGTTTTACGCCAAACTGCGCCAAACCCGTCAGCCGCAAACATGGCTGTATGCCCCCGACAGCGGCGGACACACGGGCAACGGCACACAGGACGACACCGCTGCCGAACTTGCCTGCGTACTGCGTTTTTTAAACCGTTATATTGTGCCTAATCCAACATGA
- a CDS encoding GDSL-type esterase/lipase family protein yields MNWGQYIGRGVAVVCGLTVGTAAFADSVQDYGANPSAPWRQKLAQLEQGENVVFRVLQLGDSHTAGGFFTDELRRRLQQRWGDGGIGWVFPQSVKGQRVTTVRYQNGWQTLDMRKSRLDFPLGGVVARSQAGKTLALAAAEARASADTQSVQLVARRVAGDGALLLRDGQGRHTETAAAQGWQPIAVEAVLPVQFSVPKGSVWDIGAVGVENGKRGAVVSALGINGSQLSQWSAWRQDWQQDLAQTRADLVILAYGTNEAFNARFDPAAAETQWRNSIRRIRDTLPEAAVLIVGAPESLVGKQGRCGTRPAKLDAVQSMQKRVAESEGLLYWSWQQAQGGACSMNAWVKQGLAAKDGVHFNAEGYRRAAADLAQGLSALAQPVSNDSVEYLKEPVRDDSVEYLEDVLFKPASTPVENQPVENEADKTRFMPLETAPFSLDE; encoded by the coding sequence GTGAATTGGGGTCAATATATTGGGCGTGGTGTGGCGGTGGTGTGTGGTTTAACGGTGGGTACGGCGGCGTTTGCCGATAGTGTGCAGGATTACGGCGCAAATCCGTCTGCACCGTGGCGACAGAAGCTGGCGCAGTTGGAACAGGGCGAAAATGTAGTATTCCGTGTGCTGCAATTGGGCGATTCGCATACCGCAGGCGGATTTTTTACTGATGAACTGCGCCGCCGTTTGCAGCAGCGTTGGGGCGACGGTGGCATCGGTTGGGTGTTTCCACAAAGCGTTAAAGGACAACGGGTGACAACGGTGCGTTATCAAAACGGTTGGCAAACGCTGGATATGCGTAAAAGCCGTTTGGATTTTCCTTTGGGCGGGGTGGTGGCGCGTTCGCAGGCAGGCAAAACGTTGGCTTTGGCGGCGGCAGAAGCGCGTGCATCGGCAGACACACAATCCGTGCAACTGGTGGCGCGGCGGGTGGCGGGCGACGGTGCTTTATTGCTGCGGGACGGGCAGGGCAGACATACCGAAACCGCAGCAGCGCAGGGTTGGCAACCGATTGCCGTAGAAGCGGTGTTGCCCGTGCAGTTTAGCGTGCCAAAGGGTAGCGTGTGGGACATCGGCGCGGTGGGTGTGGAAAACGGCAAACGCGGTGCGGTGGTGTCGGCGCTGGGGATTAACGGTTCGCAGTTGTCGCAATGGTCTGCTTGGCGACAAGATTGGCAACAAGATTTGGCGCAAACCCGTGCCGATTTGGTGATTTTGGCGTATGGCACCAATGAAGCGTTTAACGCCCGTTTTGACCCTGCGGCGGCGGAAACGCAATGGCGCAACAGCATACGCCGTATCCGCGACACCTTGCCTGAAGCGGCGGTGCTGATTGTGGGTGCGCCCGAATCGCTGGTTGGTAAACAAGGGCGTTGCGGTACGCGCCCTGCCAAGCTGGATGCCGTTCAGTCCATGCAAAAACGGGTGGCGGAAAGCGAAGGCTTGCTGTATTGGTCTTGGCAACAGGCACAGGGTGGCGCGTGCAGCATGAATGCTTGGGTAAAACAGGGTTTGGCAGCCAAAGATGGCGTACATTTTAATGCGGAAGGCTACCGCCGCGCCGCTGCGGATTTGGCGCAAGGTTTGTCGGCGTTGGCACAGCCTGTTTCTAACGATTCCGTTGAATATTTGAAAGAGCCTGTTCGTGACGATTCTGTTGAATATTTGGAAGATGTGCTGTTTAAACCTGCATCTACGCCTGTAGAAAATCAGCCTGTGGAAAATGAAGCAGACAAAACCCGTTTTATGCCCTTGGAAACTGCGCCGTTTTCCCTTGACGAATAA
- a CDS encoding DUF459 domain-containing protein, whose amino-acid sequence MLTSDDNGQAKTVLFPAKRRRNKRYSFAKRLLWLYFVLMSVAWLTIWFAQKSISAYWQQTYHTDSPFLALETIPLWRAGGQLQDSLNGAYDNLRNGFSEQNTQWVAQWRVPEAPKPVHTVKTKKPAKPEVDKLYPTHQAEEAAAATPAASAPAPKPAATADKTILLAPGNKVLFAGDSMLQGVAPHLQKTLKSQHQIDSLNLSKQSTGLAYPKFFDWPATIEQHLAEDDTIKLLVVLIGANDPWDFPNPDNPAAKYLKFESQEWEEEYAKRVARIVAAADKAGAKIVWLGVPRMKREKLDKQMIYVNQVLARALKDKYPHVLWLETADWLSDHSGEYQDSITVEGETVRVRSKDGIHFTTQGQQLVADFIERQLSYQQ is encoded by the coding sequence ATGCTCACTTCTGACGACAACGGTCAAGCCAAAACCGTGCTGTTTCCCGCCAAACGCCGCCGTAACAAACGCTATTCGTTTGCCAAACGGCTGTTGTGGCTGTATTTTGTGCTGATGAGTGTGGCATGGCTGACCATTTGGTTCGCGCAAAAATCCATCAGTGCGTATTGGCAGCAAACCTATCATACCGACAGCCCGTTTTTGGCATTGGAAACCATACCGCTGTGGCGGGCAGGCGGACAGCTGCAAGACAGCCTGAACGGTGCTTACGATAATTTGCGTAACGGCTTTAGCGAGCAGAACACCCAATGGGTGGCGCAGTGGCGTGTCCCCGAAGCCCCCAAGCCCGTTCACACCGTTAAAACAAAAAAACCTGCCAAGCCCGAAGTGGACAAGCTCTATCCCACCCATCAGGCTGAAGAAGCGGCTGCTGCCACACCTGCTGCGTCTGCACCCGCGCCCAAGCCTGCCGCTACTGCCGACAAAACCATTTTGCTGGCACCGGGCAATAAAGTCTTGTTTGCGGGCGATTCCATGCTGCAGGGCGTGGCACCGCATCTACAAAAAACCTTAAAAAGCCAGCATCAAATCGATTCGCTGAATTTAAGTAAACAAAGCACGGGTTTGGCGTATCCCAAATTTTTTGACTGGCCCGCTACCATCGAGCAGCATTTGGCGGAAGACGACACCATCAAATTGCTGGTGGTGCTGATTGGCGCAAATGACCCGTGGGATTTCCCCAATCCCGATAATCCCGCTGCCAAATATTTGAAATTTGAATCGCAGGAATGGGAAGAAGAATACGCCAAACGCGTGGCGCGGATTGTGGCGGCTGCCGACAAAGCAGGCGCGAAAATCGTGTGGTTGGGTGTGCCGCGCATGAAGCGTGAAAAGTTGGACAAACAGATGATTTATGTGAATCAAGTATTAGCGCGAGCTTTAAAAGACAAATATCCGCACGTTTTGTGGCTGGAAACCGCCGATTGGTTGAGCGACCACAGCGGAGAATATCAAGATTCGATTACGGTGGAAGGCGAAACCGTGCGCGTTCGCAGCAAGGACGGGATTCACTTTACCACGCAGGGTCAGCAGTTGGTGGCGGATTTTATTGAACGGCAGTTGTCGTATCAACAATAG
- a CDS encoding MBOAT family O-acyltransferase, with product MSFLSIEFAVFFLCLFPLYWALAETPRLQNLLLLVVGLGCLAAVNPLFALAVVLFASAVYVVTEKMALSRDDLQRKYWLRVGIVLSLVNLGFFKYFDFFRPQLRELLGAGVVDILMPLGISYYTFQAIAYMVSASKRPAARLQWHELLFHLSFFPTITSGPIIRADDFKTVDGIQTGFAAQIRAPRRTVIKPALAISLILLGLIKKWWLAGTLNEGWVVPVFANPLQYDAWAVLAAVYGYTVQLFLDFSGYTDLVIGMAMLLGFRLPQNFRMPLHASNIRSFWERWHITLSTWIRDYIYIPLGGSRISFTRTQINVMAAMLLSGIWHGYGWNFLLWGFLHGLAFVGLNLADRRFGREALALSFPWGRAVGIFTTVNFVCFTFVIFATSSLGDAGLVFKALLGGGRGWHMPDLGVLAVLVLMALALLFYRKLVWLFRRFVRMLARLPYWAWPFPIAAVLFFLMIVAPAGIPGFIYAHF from the coding sequence ATGTCGTTTTTATCTATTGAGTTTGCTGTATTTTTTCTTTGCCTGTTTCCGCTATATTGGGCTTTGGCGGAAACGCCGCGCCTGCAAAACCTGTTGCTGTTGGTTGTGGGTTTGGGCTGTTTGGCAGCGGTCAATCCCCTGTTTGCATTGGCGGTGGTGCTGTTTGCCTCGGCGGTGTATGTGGTTACGGAAAAAATGGCACTCAGCCGCGATGATTTGCAGCGCAAATACTGGCTGCGCGTGGGCATTGTGCTGTCCTTGGTCAATTTGGGCTTTTTTAAGTATTTTGACTTTTTCCGTCCGCAGTTGCGCGAATTATTGGGCGCGGGCGTGGTGGATATTCTGATGCCTTTGGGCATTTCGTATTATACCTTTCAGGCAATTGCCTATATGGTGTCGGCAAGCAAACGTCCCGCTGCGCGTTTGCAATGGCACGAGCTGTTGTTTCACTTGAGCTTTTTCCCAACCATTACTTCAGGTCCGATTATCCGTGCCGATGATTTTAAAACGGTAGATGGAATTCAAACGGGTTTTGCGGCGCAAATCCGCGCCCCGCGCCGTACTGTGATTAAACCCGCTTTGGCAATCAGCTTGATTTTATTGGGTTTGATTAAAAAATGGTGGTTAGCGGGCACGTTAAATGAAGGCTGGGTGGTGCCTGTATTTGCCAATCCGCTGCAATACGATGCGTGGGCGGTGCTGGCAGCGGTGTACGGTTATACGGTGCAGTTGTTTTTGGATTTTTCGGGCTATACGGATTTGGTAATCGGTATGGCGATGCTGTTGGGCTTCCGTTTGCCGCAAAACTTCCGCATGCCTTTGCATGCGTCCAATATCCGCAGCTTTTGGGAACGCTGGCACATTACGCTTTCTACTTGGATTCGCGATTATATTTATATTCCTTTGGGCGGCAGCCGCATCAGTTTTACGCGCACACAAATCAATGTGATGGCGGCGATGCTGTTGTCGGGCATTTGGCACGGCTACGGCTGGAACTTTTTGTTGTGGGGCTTTTTGCACGGGCTGGCGTTTGTGGGGCTGAACCTTGCCGACCGCCGTTTCGGGCGTGAAGCCTTGGCATTGTCGTTTCCGTGGGGACGTGCCGTGGGCATTTTTACTACGGTAAACTTTGTTTGCTTTACCTTTGTGATTTTTGCCACGTCTTCTTTGGGCGACGCGGGTTTGGTGTTTAAAGCCCTGTTGGGCGGCGGGCGCGGTTGGCACATGCCCGATTTGGGCGTGCTGGCGGTGCTGGTGCTGATGGCATTGGCATTGCTGTTTTACCGTAAGCTGGTGTGGCTGTTCCGCCGTTTTGTGCGGATGTTGGCGCGGCTGCCGTATTGGGCGTGGCCGTTTCCGATTGCTGCGGTGTTGTTTTTTCTGATGATTGTTGCCCCTGCGGGCATTCCGGGGTTTATCTATGCTCACTTCTGA
- the dnaK gene encoding molecular chaperone DnaK has protein sequence MAKVIGIDLGTTNSCVAVSENGQTKVIENAEGARTTPSVIAYLDGGEILVGAPAKRQAVTNAKNTIYAAKRLIGHKFSDNEVQRDIETMPFDIIASANGDAWVKAQGKELSPPQISAEVLRKMKEAAESYLGEKITEAVITVPAYFNDSQRQATKDAGRIAGLDVKRIINEPTAAALAFGMDKVSGGDRKIAVYDLGGGTFDISIIEIADVDGDKQFEVLATNGDTFLGGEDFDQRIIDHIIAEFKKEQGIDLKNDVMALQRLKEAAEKAKIELSSGQQTEINLPYITMDATGPKHLAMKITRAKFESLVEDLVARSIDPCRIALKDAGLSASDIDDVILVGGQTRMPKVQEAVKAFFGKEPRKDVNPDEAVAVGAAIQGEVLGGGRNDVLLLDVTPLSLGIETMGGVMTKLINKNTTIPTKANQVFSTAENNQSAVTIHVLQGERERAAANKSLGQFNLGDIPPAPRGVPQIEVTFDIDANGILHVSAKDKGTGKAANITIQGSSGLSEEEIERMVKDAEANAEEDKKLVELVFSRNQAEMMIHSVKKSLEEYGDKLEADEKAQIETALAETEEAVKGDDKAEIDAKTENLGTVSRKLGEMVYAQAQAEAAADPANADAPNKGKDDDVVDAEFQEVKDKKG, from the coding sequence ATGGCAAAAGTCATCGGTATTGATTTGGGTACCACCAACTCTTGTGTAGCGGTTTCCGAAAACGGTCAAACCAAAGTGATTGAAAACGCCGAAGGCGCGCGCACCACGCCTTCCGTGATTGCTTATTTGGACGGCGGCGAAATTTTGGTGGGTGCGCCCGCCAAACGCCAAGCCGTTACCAATGCCAAAAACACCATTTACGCCGCCAAACGTTTGATTGGTCACAAATTCTCTGATAACGAAGTTCAACGCGACATTGAAACCATGCCTTTTGACATCATTGCTTCCGCCAATGGTGATGCATGGGTAAAAGCGCAAGGCAAAGAATTGTCGCCGCCGCAGATTTCCGCCGAAGTACTGCGTAAAATGAAAGAAGCCGCCGAAAGCTATTTGGGCGAAAAAATTACCGAAGCGGTGATTACCGTTCCCGCTTACTTTAACGACAGCCAACGCCAAGCCACTAAAGACGCAGGTCGTATTGCGGGTTTGGACGTAAAACGCATCATTAACGAGCCGACTGCCGCTGCTTTGGCATTTGGTATGGACAAAGTATCGGGCGGCGACCGCAAAATTGCCGTGTACGACTTGGGTGGCGGTACGTTTGACATTTCCATTATTGAAATCGCCGATGTAGATGGCGACAAACAGTTTGAAGTATTGGCAACCAACGGCGACACTTTCTTGGGTGGCGAAGATTTTGACCAACGCATTATTGACCACATCATTGCTGAATTCAAAAAAGAACAAGGCATTGATTTGAAAAATGATGTAATGGCATTGCAACGCTTGAAAGAAGCAGCAGAAAAAGCCAAAATTGAGTTGTCCAGCGGTCAGCAAACCGAAATCAACCTGCCTTACATCACCATGGATGCGACAGGTCCGAAACACTTGGCAATGAAAATTACCCGTGCCAAATTTGAATCTTTGGTAGAAGATTTGGTGGCGCGTTCCATCGATCCTTGCCGCATTGCCTTGAAAGACGCAGGCTTGAGCGCATCGGATATTGACGATGTGATTTTGGTGGGTGGTCAAACCCGTATGCCGAAAGTACAAGAAGCCGTTAAAGCCTTCTTTGGTAAAGAACCGCGCAAAGACGTGAATCCCGATGAAGCTGTTGCCGTGGGCGCAGCCATTCAGGGCGAAGTATTGGGCGGTGGTCGTAACGACGTATTGCTGTTGGACGTAACCCCCTTGTCTTTGGGTATTGAAACCATGGGTGGTGTGATGACCAAACTCATCAACAAAAACACCACCATTCCCACCAAAGCCAACCAAGTGTTCTCTACTGCCGAAAACAACCAAAGCGCGGTAACCATCCACGTTTTGCAAGGCGAGCGTGAGCGTGCGGCAGCGAATAAATCATTGGGTCAGTTTAATTTGGGCGATATTCCGCCCGCACCGCGTGGCGTACCGCAAATTGAAGTGACTTTTGATATTGATGCCAACGGTATTTTGCACGTTTCCGCCAAAGATAAAGGCACAGGCAAAGCCGCCAACATTACCATTCAAGGTTCTTCAGGCTTGAGCGAGGAAGAAATCGAACGCATGGTAAAAGATGCGGAAGCCAATGCCGAAGAAGATAAAAAACTGGTGGAATTGGTGTTCAGCCGTAATCAGGCAGAAATGATGATTCACTCAGTGAAAAAATCGCTGGAAGAATACGGCGACAAACTGGAAGCGGATGAAAAAGCCCAAATTGAAACCGCTTTGGCAGAAACCGAAGAAGCCGTAAAAGGCGACGACAAAGCCGAAATTGATGCCAAAACCGAGAACTTGGGTACCGTTAGCCGCAAGCTGGGCGAGATGGTGTACGCACAGGCGCAAGCCGAAGCAGCCGCCGACCCCGCCAACGCCGATGCGCCCAATAAAGGCAAAGATGACGATGTGGTAGATGCCGAATTCCAAGAAGTGAAAGACAAAAAAGGCTAA
- a CDS encoding Fe(3+) ABC transporter substrate-binding protein, with protein MRKALAVSAAALFAAAPAFAAELVVYSSRSTELLKPIAAKYEQKTGHKIKLVEDKAGPLMAKLKAEGSNSPADVFITVDGGNLWQATQMGLLRPIQSNTLKANIPAHLRDPANRWFGLSVRARTIMYNPTKVKPSQLSTYADLADPKWKGKLCLRTSNNVYNQSLVGTMIANKGEAETARIVKGWVDNLAAAPFSNDTQLLEAIDAGRCDVGITNTYYLGRLLKKNPSAKVRPFFADQKARGTHVNVSGAGVAKHSKQPAEAQKFIEWLSSPEAQNLFVDENREYPANPKIAPHAQVAAWGKFKQDVINVSIAGANQAKAIMLMKKAGFK; from the coding sequence ATTCGCAAAGCCCTTGCCGTATCCGCCGCCGCACTGTTTGCCGCCGCCCCCGCTTTTGCCGCCGAACTGGTGGTGTATTCTTCACGTTCTACCGAATTGCTGAAGCCCATTGCCGCCAAATACGAGCAAAAAACGGGACACAAAATCAAATTGGTGGAAGACAAAGCTGGTCCGCTGATGGCAAAACTGAAAGCCGAAGGCAGCAACAGCCCCGCCGACGTGTTTATTACTGTAGATGGCGGCAATCTGTGGCAGGCCACCCAAATGGGTTTGTTGCGTCCGATTCAGTCTAACACCCTGAAAGCCAATATTCCCGCCCACCTGCGCGACCCCGCTAACCGCTGGTTTGGTTTGTCTGTACGCGCCCGCACCATTATGTACAACCCCACCAAAGTGAAGCCTTCCCAGCTTTCCACCTATGCCGATTTGGCAGACCCCAAATGGAAAGGCAAACTGTGTCTGCGTACCTCTAACAATGTCTATAACCAATCTTTAGTTGGCACCATGATTGCCAACAAAGGCGAAGCCGAAACCGCCCGCATTGTTAAAGGCTGGGTGGATAATTTAGCCGCTGCACCGTTTTCCAACGACACCCAATTATTGGAAGCCATTGATGCAGGGCGTTGCGACGTAGGCATTACCAACACCTACTATTTGGGACGTTTGCTGAAGAAAAACCCCTCTGCCAAAGTGCGTCCTTTCTTTGCTGACCAAAAAGCACGCGGTACGCATGTCAACGTATCGGGCGCGGGCGTTGCCAAACACAGCAAACAACCTGCCGAAGCGCAAAAATTCATTGAATGGCTCAGCAGCCCCGAAGCACAAAACCTGTTTGTGGACGAAAACCGCGAATACCCCGCCAATCCCAAAATCGCACCGCATGCCCAAGTGGCTGCTTGGGGCAAATTCAAACAAGATGTTATCAATGTATCCATCGCAGGTGCCAATCAAGCAAAAGCCATTATGTTGATGAAAAAAGCAGGTTTTAAATAA